The following are from one region of the Arachis duranensis cultivar V14167 chromosome 10, aradu.V14167.gnm2.J7QH, whole genome shotgun sequence genome:
- the LOC127742880 gene encoding uncharacterized protein LOC127742880, with amino-acid sequence MTLATFLKVNPPMFKGTTNPTEVDTWFRAMEQALQAQLVPEEQCVEFATYLLTGEALHWWQGAQRLLQQGGDPITWDAFQVEFYKKYFSNSARTAKELELLQLKQGAMSVSEYIDKFEELFRFFHMCQGALGDFEEWKCIKYEGGLRSDILSLVGPMEIRTFSELVNKSIIAEECVKKVTVEKGSHRERMHTTLSPRTE; translated from the coding sequence ATGACATTGGCAACCTTcttaaaggttaatccacctatgttcaagggaaccaccaatCCGACTGAAGTCGATACTTGGTTTCGGGCTATGGAGCAAGCACTGCAAGCACAGTTGGTACCTGAAGAGCAGTgtgttgaatttgctacctaTCTGCTCACTGGAGAAGCATTgcattggtggcaaggagcCCAACGTCTCCTGCAGCAAGGTGGTGACCCTATCACTTGGGATGCCTTTCAGGtagaattttacaaaaagtACTTTTCAAATTCTGCTAGGACGGCCAAGGAACTGGAGTTACTACAACTGAAGCAGGGTGCTATGTCCGTGTCTGAGTATATAGACAAATTTGAGGAACTATTCAGGTTTTTCCATATGTGTCAGGGAGCTCTGGGAGACTTCGAAGAATGGAAGtgcattaagtatgaaggagggctCCGGAGCGATATCTTAAGTttagtgggaccaatggagatccgAACTTTCTCAGAGTTGGTGAATAAGAGCATaattgctgaagagtgtgtgaaaaaggtGACTGTAGAGAAAGGAAGTCATAGGGAGAGGATGCACACAACACTTTCCCCAAGGACGGAATAA
- the LOC107469685 gene encoding glycosylinositol phosphorylceramide mannosyl transferase 1, which translates to MMRGSWFLKRRPEQRFRLLAASAVKSARINLLLCCCIALVLIVLATTISTFVVFSDLPPSLPRSHASGKGYSIVMNTWKRYDLLKQSIAHYSSCPRLESVHIVWSEPDPPSDDLLKFLLHAIQSKSIDRRQVKLKIDINKEDSLNNRFKVIKDLETDAVFSIDDDVIFPCSSVEFAFDVWQSAPDTMVGFVPRAHWLDSSESGGIKFRYAGWWSVWWTGTYSMVLSKAAFFHKKYFSVYTNEMPASIREYVTHNRNCEDIAMSFLVANATDAPPIWVQGKIFEIGSTGISSLGGHSVRRTECVNRFTAVYGRMPLVSTSVKAVDSRNIWFW; encoded by the exons ATGATGAGAGGGAGCTGGTTCTTGAAGCGGCGTCCGGAGCAGAGGTTCCGGTTGTTGGCGGCTTCCGCCGTCAAATCTGCCAGGATCAACCTCCTCCTCTGCTGTTGTATTGCTTTGGTGCTCATCGTACTCGCCACCACCATTTCCACCTTCGTCGTGTTCTCTGATCTCCCTCCTTCGCTTCCTCGCTCCCATGCTTCGGG AAAAGGATATTCTATTGTAATGAACACATGGAAGAGATATGATCTCCTAAAGCAGTCCATCGCACATTATTCATCCTGCCCTCGACTTGAATCGGTACATATAGTTTGGAGTGAACCGGATCCTCCTTCAGATgatcttttaaaatttcttcttcatgcaaTACAGTCCAAGTCTATAGATAGGCGACAAGTGAAATTGAAGATTGATATCAACAAGGAAGATAGTCTGAATAATAGATTTAAAGTAATTAAGGATTTGGAGACAGATGCTGTCTTTTCTATTGATGATGATGTCATATTTCCTTGCTCTTCAGTGGAATTTGCATTTGATGTTTGGCAAAGTGCTCCAGATACAATGGTTGGGTTTGTACCTCGGGCACATTGGTTGGATTCATCG GAAAGTGGTGGCATTAAATTTAGATATGCGGGGTGGTGGTCTGTGTGGTGGACAGGTACATATAGCATGGTACTTTCAAAGGCAGCTTTCTTCCACAAAAAGTATTTCAGTGTCTACACGAATGAGATGCCAGCATCAATTAGAGAATATGTGACTCATAATAG GAACTGTGAAGATATTGCAATGTCTTTCCTCGTTGCAAATGCCACTGATGCACCCCCAATATGGGTCCAAG GTAAAATATTCGAGATTGGATCCACCGGGATAAGCAGCTTGGGAGGGCACAGTGTAAGAAGAACAGAATGTGTCAATAGATTTACTGCTGTATATGGGCGGATGCCCTTGGTATCTACTTCAGTGAAGGCTGTTGATAGCCGTAACATCTGGTTTTGGTGA